The region TAAATGGTACATATAAAAACAGATACGATGTAACTATTTTGATAAATGGCTTTCCTCTTGTACAAATTGAACTAAAAAGAAGAGGTTTAGAGCTAAAAGAAGCCTTCAATCAAATCAATCGTTATCAAAGTCACTCTTATGGAGCAAATAGTGCTTTGTTTCAGTATATTCAAATATTTATTATAAGCAATGGAGTAAATACAAAGTATTACGCAAACAACAAAAAACAAACCTTCAAACAAACCTTTTTTTGGGCAGATAAAGAAAATAAAAACATCACAAATATAGAAGAGTTTACAAACTCTTTTTTAGAAAGATGCCATATCTCTAAGATGATATGTAAATATATAGTTTTAGCAGAGGTTGATAAGATACTTATGGTTTTAAGACCTTATCAGTTTTATGCTGTTGAAGCTATTATCGAACAAGTTACAACATCCACAAGAAACGGATATATTTGGCATACTACAGGAAGTGGTAAAACCTTGACCTCTTTTAAAACAGCACAAATACTTATGAAGCTTCCAAAAGTAGATAAGGTTGTTTTTGTAGTAGATAGAAAAGACTTAGACTTTCAAACTACAAAAGAGTTTAACTCTTTTAGTGATGGAAGTGTAGATGGTACAGACAATACTGCCACATTGGTTAGACAGTTTAGTGATGACACAAAACTAATAGTTACAACAATTCAAAAACTAAACACAGCAATCAAAAAAAGACAATATATAGAAAAGATGTCAAAACAAAAAGATAAACATATAGTCTTTATCTTTGATGAGTGTCATAGAAGTCAGTTTGGAGAAACTCATCTAAATATAAATAAGTTCTTTACAAATAATCAAATGATAGGGTTCACTGGAACACCAATTTTTCCTGAAAATGCTATGGGAAATAAGTTAGGTAAAAGAACAACAGCAGATTTATTTGATGATAGACTTCATAGATATGTGATAACAGATGCAATAAACGATGACAATGTTTTAAAATTTTCAGTTGAATATATAGGAAGATATAAAGAGAAAGAAAACAGTGTTACAAATATTGATATAGAAGTTGAAGATATAGATAGACAAGAGCTTTTTGAAAGTGATGATAGAGTTGAAAAGATAGTTGACTATATCATAGCAAATCATGGCAGAAAAACACACAACAAAGACTTTACAGCTATGATGACAGTTAGTTCAGTTGATATGCTTTCAAAATACTATGAAACTTTTAAAAGAAAACAACACAATCTAAAAATAGCGACAATATTCTCTTATGCAGATAATGAAGAGGATAAAAGTGCCGATGGTCTGTATGAATCAGATGGTGCACATATAGATGAAGAGCATATAAATAAACACAGCCGTGAAAAGCTAGATGAGTATATAAAAGATTATAATAAAATGTTTGGCACAAAATATAGTACCAAAGATAGTAAAACTTTTTATAACTACTACAATGAACTATCAAAAAGAGTAAAAAAAGGTGAGGTTGATATCCTTCTAGTAGTAAATATGTTTTTAACAGGTTTTGATAGTAAAAGATTAAATACCTTGTATGTGGATAAAAATCTAAAATACCACGGACTTATACAAGCTTTTAGTAGAACAAATAGAATACTTGATGAGGTAAAATCACAAGGAAATATTGTCTGCTTTAGAAATATCAAAAAAGCTTGTGATGATGCAATAGCGCTTTTTTCAAGAAATGATGCAAAAGATATTATCCTTATGGAACCATATGAAGAGTATGTTAAAAAGTTTAATGAAGCCTTTATCACTTTGATTAAAATAGTTCCAACAGTATCTAGTGTTGATACTTTGATAAGTGAAGATGATAAATTGGAATTTATCAAAGCTTTTAGGGAGCTAATGAGAATCAAAAATATCCTAGAAGGATTTAGTGATTTTAAATGGTCTGATTTATCTATGAGTGAACAGATGTTTAATGACTACTTGTCAAAATATTTAGATATGAAACCAAAAAGAGGTGAACAAGGTGAAAAAGTATCTATTTTAGATGATGTGGATTTTGAACTGGAACTTATACATAAAGATGAGATAAATGTAGCGTATATTTTAAAACTATTAGCAAGATACAAAGACTCAGATGAAGAAGAGCAGAAAAAACAAAAAGAAAATATTTCAAATATCTTGACAAACAATCCACAACTAAGAAGCAAAAAAGAACTTATAGAGAAGTTTATCAATGAAAATCTATATGCAATAAATGAAGATGATATAGAAGAAGAATTTGATAAGTATTGGGAAGAGGAAAAAGACAAAGCTTATAAAGAGTTATGTAGTGATGAAAACCTTGATTGTAAAAAGGTTAGAAGAGTTGTAGATAAATATATCTATGAGCAAAGATTACCTTTAAAAGATGAAATAGCAGGCACTTTAAAAGTAAAACCAAAACTACTAGAGCGAAAAAAAGTGATACCTAGAGTTTTAGATAAGATTGTAAACTTTGTAGAAAAATTCTATGATGATATAGGAACACAAACTACAACTAATAATAGTGACTATTCAAATAACATTGAAGAGTTAAAAGTAGCCCAACCAAAACCAGAATATAATTAAAAGTATTATATTATGAAATATTTTTTAAAGAATTTAAATTATCATGTTATCATAAAATAAAAAAGTAAAACTATGGAAAATCAAAATATCCTAATCTATGAAAATCAGAATGGAAATATCAAAGTTGATGTAAGATTTGAAGATGGGGAATTAAATGAAAAAGTGGTTGTTCGGAAATTCCGAACAACACAAAGCATGGAGCAATAGAGGGAAAAACTCAAAGTAAAGAAGTTTATTTTTTACAACCTTGATATGATAATAGCTCTTGATTTTAAAGTTCGTTCAAACACTGGAACAAAATTTAGAATTTGGACAAATCAAAAGCTAAAAGAGTACATTACTAAAGGTTTTGTATTAGATGATGATAGATTTAAAAATGGTAATCAAATGTCATATTTTGATGAGCTTCAAATAGAAGAAGTACAGAGTCTAAAAGAGTTAAAAGAGGATATTAAAAAATTAAAATAATCAACTAATTTACTCAACATTAAAATTGACAAAGGTCAAACTAATTTAAACAAAATCTGCTATTATTATAAGATAAATACAAAAATAAACATTACTAATTTACTAAGGATTTAAGATGATTGAGGCTAATGAGTTTTTTAATAGACAAATTAAACTTTGGGGTGAAGATACACAAAATTCTTTGCAAGATAAAAAAGTAGCTATTATAGGAAGTGGAGGACTTGGTTGTTCTTTAGGTATTGCACTTGGGGCTTCTGGTATTGGTGAGTTTGCACTTGTGGATTTTGATGAGGTTGGTGTCCACAATATCCATAGACAAATAGGTTTTAAAGTTGGTGATGATGGAAAATACAAAGCTGATGTTTTAAAAGAGCTTATGGAATCAAGATGTCCTTTTACAAAAGTTACAGCTTATAAAGAATCTTTCCAAGATTTTGCTAAAAAAGGTTTAACTTATGATTTGATTATTGATGCCACTGATAACCTTCCAACAAGAGCAGCTATAAATGAATACTGCATTGAAAAAAATCAACCTTGGATTTATGGAAGTGTTGAGGAGTTTCATGGGCAGGTTTGTTTCTTTGAAAAGGCTTCTTATGAGGCTGTATTTGTAGTAAATGATAGAAAACCAAACGGTATTGCTTGTCCTATTGTTATGCATATTGCTTCATTACAAGCAAATTTGGCTATTAGACACTTAGCTGGACTTCCAGTTAAAAAAGATGTTTTATATTATCTTTCTTTCAACGAAGAGGGTGTTTTAGAAAACAAAAAATTCAATCTTCCTACAAACTAAAAACAGTATCTTTTTTCAGATACTGTTTTAGAGTTTTTTTACTTCTTTTACAACTGTATATTTTCTAACAAAATTTTAAGCACTTTCTAGATATACTATGCGGATTTTTAACATGGAAATTATAAGAAATTATACGGGGAACTTAAATGCCAAAAAGAGAAGACATAAAATCTATTTTACTTATTGGTTCAGGCCCAATTATTATTGGACAAGCCTGCGAATTTGACTATTCTGGAACACAAGCTACTAAAACATTAAAAGAGTTAGGTTATAGAGTTGTACTTATCAACTCAAATCCAGCTACTATCATGACAGACCCAGAGTTTGCTGATAGAACTTATATTGAGCCTATCACTGAAGAAGTTGTTGCAAAGATAATTGAAAAAGAAAATATTGATGCAATTTTACCTACTATGGGTGGACAGACTGCACTTAATGTTGCAACTTCAATGTATGACAAAGGTATGCTAGATGGAGTACAATTTTTAGGTGCTCATCCAGATGCAATTAAAAAAGGTGAAGATAGACACCTATTTAATGAAGCAATGATTAAAATCGGTATGGACTTACCTAAAAGTGCCAACGCGTATAGTGTTGATGAAGCTATAAAAATAGCAAAAGAGATTGGATTTCCTGTTATCAGTAGAGCATCATTTACCTTAGCAGGTGGTGGTTCTGGTGTTGCTTATAATATGGAAGAGTTCAAAGCTTTAGCTGAAGCTGGTATTGAAGCATCTCCTATCAATGAAATTGAGATTATGGAATCAATGCTTGGTTGGAAAGAATACGAGATGGAAGTTATCAGAGATAGAAAAGATAACTGTATCATTGTATGTTCTATTGAAAACTTAGACCCTATGGGTGTTCA is a window of Halarcobacter sp. DNA encoding:
- a CDS encoding type I restriction endonuclease subunit R, with amino-acid sequence MSTQSEAILEENLIKQLESLKYERISIKDDDELEQNLKRQLEKHNKTTFSNNEFKKIINHLQSGSVFEKAKKLRDKYVLNKDDGTNFYMEFLDSEHWCQNLFQVTNQISINGTYKNRYDVTILINGFPLVQIELKRRGLELKEAFNQINRYQSHSYGANSALFQYIQIFIISNGVNTKYYANNKKQTFKQTFFWADKENKNITNIEEFTNSFLERCHISKMICKYIVLAEVDKILMVLRPYQFYAVEAIIEQVTTSTRNGYIWHTTGSGKTLTSFKTAQILMKLPKVDKVVFVVDRKDLDFQTTKEFNSFSDGSVDGTDNTATLVRQFSDDTKLIVTTIQKLNTAIKKRQYIEKMSKQKDKHIVFIFDECHRSQFGETHLNINKFFTNNQMIGFTGTPIFPENAMGNKLGKRTTADLFDDRLHRYVITDAINDDNVLKFSVEYIGRYKEKENSVTNIDIEVEDIDRQELFESDDRVEKIVDYIIANHGRKTHNKDFTAMMTVSSVDMLSKYYETFKRKQHNLKIATIFSYADNEEDKSADGLYESDGAHIDEEHINKHSREKLDEYIKDYNKMFGTKYSTKDSKTFYNYYNELSKRVKKGEVDILLVVNMFLTGFDSKRLNTLYVDKNLKYHGLIQAFSRTNRILDEVKSQGNIVCFRNIKKACDDAIALFSRNDAKDIILMEPYEEYVKKFNEAFITLIKIVPTVSSVDTLISEDDKLEFIKAFRELMRIKNILEGFSDFKWSDLSMSEQMFNDYLSKYLDMKPKRGEQGEKVSILDDVDFELELIHKDEINVAYILKLLARYKDSDEEEQKKQKENISNILTNNPQLRSKKELIEKFINENLYAINEDDIEEEFDKYWEEEKDKAYKELCSDENLDCKKVRRVVDKYIYEQRLPLKDEIAGTLKVKPKLLERKKVIPRVLDKIVNFVEKFYDDIGTQTTTNNSDYSNNIEELKVAQPKPEYN
- the rhuM gene encoding RhuM family protein, whose translation is MIIALDFKVRSNTGTKFRIWTNQKLKEYITKGFVLDDDRFKNGNQMSYFDELQIEEVQSLKELKEDIKKLK
- a CDS encoding ThiF family adenylyltransferase, whose product is MIEANEFFNRQIKLWGEDTQNSLQDKKVAIIGSGGLGCSLGIALGASGIGEFALVDFDEVGVHNIHRQIGFKVGDDGKYKADVLKELMESRCPFTKVTAYKESFQDFAKKGLTYDLIIDATDNLPTRAAINEYCIEKNQPWIYGSVEEFHGQVCFFEKASYEAVFVVNDRKPNGIACPIVMHIASLQANLAIRHLAGLPVKKDVLYYLSFNEEGVLENKKFNLPTN